GATGGCGAGATCGCGCAGTGCGCCGTTGAACGAGCGCGGCTCGGGATGGGCAAAGACCAGCAGGACTTTCATGGATGGCTTCCTCGGGACGGAATTGTCGCGGAGGATGTGGACGCCCGGCGAGCTATCCGGTAGGTGCGATGAGTGGATAGGATTATGCCGATTAATGGATAGATCCGAGATCACGCTCGATCGCATGCGCACCTTCGTGCGGGTTGCCGAGCGCGGCAGTCTTTCGGCAGTCGCCCGTGAGCTCGGGCTCGGCCAGTCGACCGTCACGCGCCAGCTGAGCGAGCTCGAAGCCGCGGTCGGCGTGCCTCTGCTTTCCAGGACGACCCGCCGCGTCACGCTGACCGACGAGGGCCGCCGCTATTATGCGAGCAGCGTGCAGATCCTGCGGCTGGTCGAGCAGGCGCGCGACGAAGCCCGCGGCGAGGGCGGCGCGACGGCCGGCACGATCCGCATCTCCTGCACCGCCGCCCTCGGCGTCCTGCATGTGGCAAGCCTCGTCTTCGCGTTCCAGGATGCCTATCCCGGCATCGGCGTCGACCTCAGCCTGACCGACGAGCGCGTCGATCTCGTCAAGGAGGGGGTCGACCTCGCCCTGCGGCTCGGCCCGCTCGCCGACAGCGCCGCGAAGCTGAAATCGCTCGGCAGGTCGCGCCGCGTGCTGGTGGCCGCGCCGGACTATCTCGCGAGGCGCGGCCGGCCGGCGGCCCCGGATGATCTTGCGGCCCACGACATCGTCAGGATGTCGAACATAGCCGGCAGCGACAGCCTCGCGCTGACCGGGCCCGACGGCACCGAGCATCGCGTCGCCGTGCGCAGCCGCCTGAGGCTCGACCACGGCCTTGCCGCGCGCGAGGCGATCGCCGCCGGCCGCGGCATCGCTCCGGCCCATCTCTGGCTGGTCGACGACCTCGTGCGCGCCGGCAGGGTCGAGGTCATCCTTGCCGATTACACTCTGCCCGCCGTGCCGCTGAGCATGCTGATCGTGCCCGAACGGGCCGGCATCGCCCGGGTACGCCTCGCCATCGATTTCTTCGCCGCGCGGATCGGCGCCATTCCCGGCATCGAGCCGGCGCGGTGATCATTGGGCACGCGCCTGGGGATCATCGCCAGGACGCCTGCCCGAGGCTGGTGCCGGGGCCTTCGGCATCGGACAATCGGCGCATGGACGCGGTGCGAGGCTTGGATATGCGACTGGACCTTCAGACCCTCCGGTATTTCGTATCGGTCATCACCGAGGGCAGCATCGCGGCCGCCGCCAAGAAGCAGAACATCTCGCCATCGGCGATCAGCAAGAGGCTGTCGGACGCCGAGGCGATGCTGGGCGTGACGCTGTTCGAGCGCACGGCGCGCGGCCTCGAGCCGACCACGCCGGCCTTGACGGTGCTGCGCCACGCGACCCGCATCCTGCAGGATGTCCGCATGATCGAGGATGACATCCTCGACTATACGCGCGGCGGCATGGGCAATATCCGCGTCGCCTCGACCATGTCGGCCGTCTGCCTGCACCTGCCCGATGCATTGCGGTCCTTCTCCGAGCGCTATCCGCGCGTCGGTTTCCAGATTGACGAGCTGAACAGCGCCGAGATCATCAATTCGGTGCGCGACCAGAAGCACGATGTCGGCTTCGCCTTCCACAGCGGCAGGGACGACGATCTCGAATTCATCCCCTTCGTGACCGACCAGCTGGCGGTGGTGATGCCGAGCGGCCATGTCCTGGCGGCGCGGGCGGAGCTCCGGTTCGACGAGGTCCTGGCCTACGATCTCGTCGGCTTGCGCCCCGGCAGCGACCTGTCCCGGCGTCTGGAGACCGAGGCCTCGCGGCTCAACGCGACGCTGCGCGTGCGCACCCGGATCAGTTCCTTCGACGCCGCCCTGCAGCTCGTCGGAGCCGGCCTCGGCGTGTCGATCATGCCGCTCGGTTATATCGGCCTGCTCGGCCAGCCCGACCGCTTCCGCGCCGTGGCCTTGCGGGACGACTGGGCCGCGCGGCAGATCTGGATGACCTTGCCCCGCCGCGGCTACATTTCCGAGCCGACCAGGCTGTTCGTCGAGGCGACACGCGAACGCTTTGCCGGCAAGGGACTGCCGCGCTCGCCGGGGCCGGCCTGACCGGCCGCTTCCGGCCCCTTCAGCCCGGCCGCTTCAGCCTCGCGTGCGGGTCGCCGGCGCCAGGGCGTCGAGCGCTGCGAGCACGGCATCACCCATTCCGGCACAATCCACCTGCCGGGCGCCGGCATGCATGATGTCGATGGTCCGCGCGCCATCCGCCAGCGCAGCTTCGACCGCCGCCTCGAGAAGATTGGCCGCCTGCGGGGCATCGAGGCTGAAACGGAAGGCGAGCGCGAGGCTGAGGATGGCGCCGAGCGGATTGGCGATGCCCCGGCCGGCAATGTCGGGCGCGCTGCCGTGGACCGGCTCGTAGAGCCCTTGCCGGCCGGCGCCCTCGTCGCTGAAGCGCAGGGAGGCCGAGGGCAGCATGCCGAGCGATCCGGCAATGGCCCCGGCTTCGTCCGACAGGATGTCGCCGAACAGGTTCTCGGTGACGATCACGTCGAACTGGCCGGGCCGGCGCATCAACTGAAGCGCGCAATTGTCGACCAGCATGTGCGCGACCGCGACCTCGGGCTTCGCCGAGGCCTCCTCCTGCATGACGCGCCGCCAGAGCTGGCTGGTTTCGAGCACGTTCGACTTGTCGACCGAGGTCAGCCGGCCCGACCGCGTCGCCGCGATATCGAGCGCGGCCCGGGCGATGCGACGGATGCTGGCTTCGCTGTAGCGCATCGTGTTGATGCCGGTCCGGGCGCCGTCGGCATCGGTCGAAATGCCCCGCGGCTCGCCGTAATAGAGCCCGTCCGCCAGCTCGCGCACGATCACGAGGTCGATCCCGCGCGCCAGGCTCGGGACGAGCGGGCAGATCGGCTCGAGCGACGGCCAGGCGCGGACCGGGCGCAGATTGGCATAGAGATCCAGCTCCTTGCGGATCCGCAGCAGCCCCTGCGAGCGCACGATGTCGAGCGGAATATCGTCATAGGCATCGCCGCCGATCGCGCCGAACAGGATCGCCCGGGAGGCCCGGATCTCCGCGAGCGTCTCCGCGGTCATCAGGCAGCCATGGCGCTCCCAGACCTCGAGGCCGAAGGCGATCCGGCGCAGGCTGAGCCTCATGCCTCGCCCGATGAACCATTCGGCGATGCGGCAGGCCTGATCGGTCACCTCCCGACCGATGCCATCGCCGGGAATGACCAGCAGTTCCAGATCGTCGGTCTTGGCGCTCGCCATGGCGAAAAATCCATTGGATGAAGCCGGGACCGCAGGGGCGCGGGCCGGAAAGTATTGCCGCAGTCCCGGCAAGAGGGGCATTCTAGAAAC
This portion of the bacterium YEK0313 genome encodes:
- the dmlR_7 gene encoding HTH-type transcriptional regulator DmlR; amino-acid sequence: MDRSEITLDRMRTFVRVAERGSLSAVARELGLGQSTVTRQLSELEAAVGVPLLSRTTRRVTLTDEGRRYYASSVQILRLVEQARDEARGEGGATAGTIRISCTAALGVLHVASLVFAFQDAYPGIGVDLSLTDERVDLVKEGVDLALRLGPLADSAAKLKSLGRSRRVLVAAPDYLARRGRPAAPDDLAAHDIVRMSNIAGSDSLALTGPDGTEHRVAVRSRLRLDHGLAAREAIAAGRGIAPAHLWLVDDLVRAGRVEVILADYTLPAVPLSMLIVPERAGIARVRLAIDFFAARIGAIPGIEPAR
- the cysB_1 gene encoding HTH-type transcriptional regulator CysB — protein: MRLDLQTLRYFVSVITEGSIAAAAKKQNISPSAISKRLSDAEAMLGVTLFERTARGLEPTTPALTVLRHATRILQDVRMIEDDILDYTRGGMGNIRVASTMSAVCLHLPDALRSFSERYPRVGFQIDELNSAEIINSVRDQKHDVGFAFHSGRDDDLEFIPFVTDQLAVVMPSGHVLAARAELRFDEVLAYDLVGLRPGSDLSRRLETEASRLNATLRVRTRISSFDAALQLVGAGLGVSIMPLGYIGLLGQPDRFRAVALRDDWAARQIWMTLPRRGYISEPTRLFVEATRERFAGKGLPRSPGPA
- the leuB_2 gene encoding 3-isopropylmalate dehydrogenase — its product is MASAKTDDLELLVIPGDGIGREVTDQACRIAEWFIGRGMRLSLRRIAFGLEVWERHGCLMTAETLAEIRASRAILFGAIGGDAYDDIPLDIVRSQGLLRIRKELDLYANLRPVRAWPSLEPICPLVPSLARGIDLVIVRELADGLYYGEPRGISTDADGARTGINTMRYSEASIRRIARAALDIAATRSGRLTSVDKSNVLETSQLWRRVMQEEASAKPEVAVAHMLVDNCALQLMRRPGQFDVIVTENLFGDILSDEAGAIAGSLGMLPSASLRFSDEGAGRQGLYEPVHGSAPDIAGRGIANPLGAILSLALAFRFSLDAPQAANLLEAAVEAALADGARTIDIMHAGARQVDCAGMGDAVLAALDALAPATRTRG